A single Frankiaceae bacterium DNA region contains:
- a CDS encoding sortase, giving the protein MRSRTRLRRALVAANLLLALVGLGFVVYPFATDAFATRWVQPRALGRLTSPEQAADYRAGTLKTASPVTRLRVRRLGIDVVVVEGVTREALRAGAGHYPSTPLPGERGNVAIAGHRVTFGHPFRHMDRIERGDRIELQTPVGEFAYVVTRGPFVVRPDDLSVLRQDARSMLTLTTCNPVHSDRERLVVQAVLADA; this is encoded by the coding sequence GCGCAGGGCGCTGGTCGCCGCCAACCTCCTCCTCGCCCTCGTCGGGCTGGGCTTCGTGGTGTACCCGTTCGCCACCGACGCGTTCGCGACGCGGTGGGTGCAGCCCCGCGCGCTGGGCCGGCTGACGTCGCCGGAGCAGGCCGCCGACTACCGCGCGGGGACGTTGAAGACCGCCTCGCCGGTGACCCGGCTGCGCGTACGCCGCCTCGGCATCGACGTCGTCGTCGTCGAGGGCGTGACCCGCGAGGCGCTGCGCGCCGGCGCCGGCCACTACCCCAGCACGCCGCTCCCCGGCGAGCGCGGCAACGTCGCCATCGCCGGCCACCGCGTGACGTTCGGCCACCCGTTCCGGCACATGGACCGCATCGAGCGCGGCGACAGGATCGAGCTGCAGACGCCGGTCGGGGAGTTCGCGTACGTCGTCACGCGCGGGCCGTTCGTCGTGCGGCCCGACGACCTGTCGGTGCTGCGGCAGGACGCGCGGTCGATGCTGACGCTGACGACGTGCAACCCCGTGCACAGCGACCGCGAGCGCCTCGTCGTCCAGGCGGTGCTCGCCGATGCCTGA